A region from the Micrococcus cohnii genome encodes:
- a CDS encoding SseB family protein: protein MTAQRPEADQSTEPTVDRGADDRGAAQASENVTVPRGTRELPGHIRAALDRVRTASPEGGLTDSAGVPWADRDLSGTGIDGSSNPLHAFDADDGTAPQEWDETMRRLAAQQASEEDAVDVLSRIRVFAAVVPTLAEDSEHVHVHDDGSEHTHHGDKQADVALVTLEAADGRKALPVFTSVPALTAWNPQARPVAVWMPRACLSAVDEGCELVVVDAGAEHTFVVRRPAVWALAQQKTWIPSYRDQELAEEIASVADLVPHLLNLGLAPGTGVAARTASGRVMSGGGSGPELQVVAMPARDADDADRRLMTTTLRMLLADLALLSERADSVEISLRSP from the coding sequence ATGACCGCGCAGCGGCCCGAGGCCGACCAGAGCACAGAGCCCACCGTGGACCGCGGCGCCGACGACCGGGGTGCGGCTCAGGCGAGTGAGAACGTCACGGTGCCCCGCGGCACTCGCGAGCTGCCCGGGCACATCCGCGCGGCGCTTGACCGGGTCCGGACGGCTTCTCCCGAGGGCGGTCTCACCGACTCCGCCGGCGTCCCCTGGGCCGACCGCGACCTCTCCGGTACCGGGATCGACGGCTCGTCGAACCCACTGCACGCCTTCGACGCGGATGACGGCACCGCGCCACAGGAGTGGGACGAGACGATGCGGCGGCTCGCGGCCCAGCAGGCCTCCGAGGAGGACGCCGTGGACGTGCTCTCGCGGATCCGCGTGTTCGCCGCCGTCGTGCCCACCCTCGCCGAGGACTCCGAGCACGTCCACGTCCACGACGACGGATCCGAACACACCCACCACGGCGACAAGCAGGCAGATGTCGCGCTGGTCACGCTCGAGGCCGCCGACGGCCGGAAGGCGCTGCCCGTGTTCACCTCGGTGCCGGCCCTGACGGCATGGAACCCGCAGGCCCGACCGGTCGCCGTGTGGATGCCGCGCGCCTGCCTCTCCGCCGTCGACGAGGGGTGCGAACTCGTCGTCGTCGACGCCGGCGCCGAGCATACGTTCGTGGTGCGTCGACCGGCCGTGTGGGCACTCGCGCAGCAGAAAACGTGGATCCCGTCCTACCGGGACCAGGAGCTGGCCGAGGAGATCGCCTCCGTTGCGGATCTGGTGCCCCATCTGTTGAACCTCGGCTTGGCTCCGGGCACGGGCGTGGCCGCCCGCACCGCTTCTGGCCGAGTCATGAGCGGCGGCGGCTCCGGGCCGGAGCTGCAGGTCGTCGCCATGCCCGCCCGCGACGCGGACGACGCCGACCGACGACTCATGACGACGACGCTGCGCATGCTGTTGGCAGACCTGGCGCTGCTGAGCGAGCGAGCCGACTCCGTGGAGATCTCGCTCCGGTCGCCGTGA
- the priA gene encoding bifunctional 1-(5-phosphoribosyl)-5-((5-phosphoribosylamino)methylideneamino)imidazole-4-carboxamide isomerase/phosphoribosylanthranilate isomerase PriA codes for MTTTPSRLELLPAVDVQQGQAVRLVQGEAGSATSYGDPVAAARDWQDAGAEWIHLVDLDAAFGRGDNRAVMQRVLDEVDVKIELSGGIRDDASLDHALAMGATRVNLGTAALEDPDWTARVIAEHGERIAVGLDVRDGVLAARGWTREGGDLWEVLDRLEQAGCARYVVTDVTKDGTLQGPNTELLVRVCEATGKPVVASGGIASLEDVEALRQMVPAGVEGAIMGKALYAGRFSLSQALDVAAGASPDRARADRPFDAQVQS; via the coding sequence ATGACGACAACCCCGAGCCGGCTCGAGCTGCTGCCGGCCGTCGACGTGCAGCAGGGCCAGGCGGTCCGCCTGGTCCAGGGCGAGGCAGGATCGGCCACCTCGTACGGCGACCCGGTCGCGGCCGCCCGCGACTGGCAGGACGCCGGCGCCGAATGGATCCACCTGGTCGATCTCGACGCCGCCTTCGGACGTGGCGACAACCGAGCGGTGATGCAGCGCGTGCTCGACGAGGTCGACGTGAAGATCGAGCTCTCCGGCGGCATTCGCGACGACGCGTCCCTCGACCACGCCCTCGCCATGGGCGCCACCCGGGTGAACCTCGGCACCGCCGCGCTCGAGGACCCGGACTGGACCGCGCGCGTCATCGCCGAGCACGGGGAGCGAATCGCCGTCGGGCTCGATGTGCGCGACGGCGTGCTCGCTGCTCGCGGCTGGACGCGTGAGGGCGGTGATCTGTGGGAGGTGCTGGACCGTCTCGAGCAGGCCGGCTGCGCCCGGTACGTCGTCACGGACGTCACCAAGGACGGTACTCTGCAGGGGCCGAACACGGAGCTGCTCGTCCGCGTCTGCGAGGCCACCGGCAAGCCGGTTGTCGCCTCGGGCGGCATCGCGAGCCTGGAGGACGTCGAGGCGTTGCGGCAGATGGTCCCGGCCGGTGTGGAAGGGGCGATCATGGGCAAGGCCCTCTATGCCGGGAGGTTCTCCCTGTCGCAGGCCCTCGACGTCGCTGCAGGGGCGAGCCCGGACAGGGCCCGCGCGGACCGGCCGTTCGACGCGCAGGTGCAGTCATGA
- a CDS encoding LLM class flavin-dependent oxidoreductase, with translation MQFGIFTIGDITVDPTTGRRPTEHQRITDTVRIAKHAEQAGFDVFATGQHHNPPFVAPGNPPTLLAFLAAQTERIILSTATTLITTMDPVRLAEDYAYLQHLADGRVDLTLGRGNTGPVYPWFGKDIRDGIELALENYGLLHRLWREESVHWQGRFRTPLREFTLTPRPLDGVAPFVWHGSIRSPEIAEQAAYYGDGFFHNNIFWTREHVTRMVELYRRRYEHYGHGAAHQAYVGLGGQAFMHKDSQEAVRRFRPYFDNAPVYGHGPSLEEFTAQTPLTVGSPQQVIERTLGFRDWVGDYQRQMFLIDHAGLPTDMVLEQIDLFGEHVLPVLRREFAALKPDDVPEAPTHQRLVDRARRGEEPVPGGGDGPRAGGLPGSAANR, from the coding sequence ATGCAGTTCGGCATCTTCACCATCGGCGACATCACCGTCGATCCCACCACCGGCCGTCGGCCCACCGAGCACCAGCGCATCACAGACACCGTGCGGATCGCGAAGCACGCCGAGCAGGCCGGCTTCGACGTGTTCGCCACCGGGCAGCACCACAACCCGCCGTTCGTCGCCCCCGGGAATCCGCCCACACTGCTGGCGTTCCTGGCCGCGCAGACCGAGCGGATCATCCTCTCAACGGCCACCACGCTGATCACGACCATGGACCCGGTGCGCCTGGCCGAGGACTATGCCTACCTGCAGCACCTGGCCGACGGCCGCGTGGATCTGACCCTCGGCCGCGGCAACACGGGCCCCGTCTACCCCTGGTTCGGCAAGGACATCCGGGACGGCATTGAGCTGGCCCTGGAGAACTACGGGCTGCTGCACCGCCTGTGGCGCGAGGAGTCCGTGCACTGGCAGGGCCGATTCCGCACGCCGCTGCGCGAGTTCACCCTCACCCCGCGCCCGCTCGACGGCGTCGCCCCGTTCGTCTGGCACGGCTCGATCCGCTCCCCCGAGATCGCCGAGCAGGCCGCCTACTACGGCGACGGTTTCTTCCACAACAACATCTTCTGGACCAGAGAACACGTGACCCGGATGGTCGAGCTCTACCGTCGGCGGTACGAGCATTACGGTCACGGCGCGGCCCACCAGGCGTATGTGGGCCTGGGCGGGCAGGCGTTCATGCACAAGGACTCACAGGAGGCCGTGCGCCGGTTCCGCCCGTACTTCGACAACGCGCCCGTCTACGGCCACGGACCGAGCCTTGAGGAGTTCACCGCACAGACGCCGCTGACGGTCGGCTCACCCCAGCAGGTCATTGAGCGGACCCTCGGTTTCCGCGACTGGGTGGGCGACTACCAGCGTCAAATGTTCCTGATCGACCACGCCGGGCTGCCCACGGACATGGTGCTCGAGCAGATCGACCTGTTCGGCGAGCACGTGCTTCCCGTGCTGCGGCGGGAGTTCGCCGCGTTGAAGCCCGACGACGTGCCCGAGGCGCCCACTCATCAGCGGCTCGTCGACCGCGCCCGCCGCGGCGAGGAGCCGGTGCCCGGTGGAGGGGACGGCCCTCGCGCCGGAGGGCTGCCGGGCAGCGCGGCCAACCGCTGA
- a CDS encoding DUF805 domain-containing protein has translation MNDEMNRDDATGQDASAPDGQSHATGQRHYSQAPYGQSHVGHEPYRQESYGQTSYNDQSQPGYAQGYGAQQPSYGQGPGAAPAYAGYGYGGPGYGMTPPSTQPGTSVGPVGALKLFFKKYFQFHGRSRRSEYWWMAMWYTLLFVTFLLLFALIMVTTSEATATGSELSNGGAAMIMVLLLLLGVVLLGTVIPNIALTVRRLHDANLSGFFYFLAFIPYLGGFAVLVMTVLPSKPEGARFDDPTARPPQQTGADVHI, from the coding sequence GTGAACGATGAGATGAACCGCGACGACGCGACCGGGCAGGACGCGAGTGCCCCTGACGGGCAGAGCCATGCCACTGGGCAGCGCCACTACAGCCAGGCCCCCTACGGGCAGAGCCACGTCGGTCACGAGCCGTACCGTCAGGAGTCCTACGGTCAGACGTCCTACAACGACCAGAGCCAGCCCGGGTACGCCCAGGGTTACGGAGCCCAGCAGCCGTCCTACGGTCAGGGCCCCGGTGCCGCCCCGGCCTACGCCGGTTATGGCTACGGCGGCCCCGGTTACGGCATGACGCCGCCGAGCACCCAGCCGGGCACCAGCGTCGGACCGGTCGGAGCGCTGAAGCTGTTCTTCAAGAAGTACTTTCAGTTCCACGGCCGCTCGCGCCGGTCCGAGTACTGGTGGATGGCCATGTGGTACACTCTGCTGTTCGTCACGTTCCTCCTTCTCTTCGCCCTCATCATGGTGACGACGAGCGAGGCCACCGCCACGGGCTCGGAACTCAGCAACGGCGGCGCCGCGATGATCATGGTCCTGCTCCTCTTGCTCGGAGTCGTCCTCCTCGGCACCGTGATCCCGAACATCGCCCTGACGGTGCGTCGCCTGCACGATGCGAACCTGTCCGGGTTCTTCTACTTCCTGGCGTTCATCCCCTACCTCGGCGGCTTCGCCGTGCTTGTCATGACGGTGCTGCCGTCCAAGCCCGAGGGCGCCCGTTTCGACGACCCCACGGCTCGCCCGCCGCAGCAGACCGGGGCGGACGTCCACATCTGA
- a CDS encoding LURP-one-related/scramblase family protein, with protein MDHIIDAGSLAQADSFALQQTSTMLSNDMSVTKADGTPVATVVTRGGGLSRMLMGAREFDVLDARDDRVLFRLSDPATLGRDVYAMTGPHGEPLAQLRQELSLMRTAVSVRVADGTAYTVTGNLFDHDYQMVAGEVPIARVTAEFRGLMKLLRGRSAYRLDLDPQMPPVVRCAVLGTAVALDLIRAKRSRSS; from the coding sequence ATGGATCACATCATCGACGCCGGCTCACTCGCCCAGGCCGACTCCTTCGCCCTGCAGCAGACCTCGACGATGCTCTCCAACGACATGAGCGTCACGAAGGCCGACGGCACGCCCGTGGCCACGGTCGTCACGCGCGGAGGTGGCCTCTCACGCATGCTCATGGGCGCCCGGGAGTTCGACGTGCTCGACGCGCGCGATGACCGTGTGCTCTTCCGTCTCTCAGATCCCGCCACCCTCGGCCGTGACGTCTACGCGATGACAGGGCCGCACGGTGAGCCCCTGGCCCAGCTGCGCCAGGAGCTGAGCCTGATGCGCACCGCCGTCTCCGTGCGGGTGGCCGACGGCACGGCATACACCGTCACGGGGAACCTGTTCGACCACGACTATCAGATGGTGGCCGGCGAGGTGCCGATCGCGCGGGTCACCGCCGAGTTCAGGGGGCTTATGAAGCTGTTGCGCGGCAGATCGGCCTACCGGCTGGATCTCGACCCGCAGATGCCGCCGGTCGTGCGCTGTGCCGTCCTGGGCACCGCCGTCGCCCTCGACCTGATCCGGGCCAAGCGCAGCCGATCCAGCTGA
- a CDS encoding MarR family winged helix-turn-helix transcriptional regulator — MPNERLTESPDAAEAPSPAARAVWRTYFEAGQRLSHALEQRLKSECGMSLGDYNVLLLLVDAPGGSLRLGELARHMVFSPSRLTYQAGTLEKRGLIARSVCDDDRRGIVATITDEGRAAFRRAAAVHARQVDELFLTDLDESQLRTLHEVFSSLARRLDEQAG; from the coding sequence ATGCCGAACGAGCGCCTCACCGAATCGCCCGACGCCGCTGAGGCCCCGTCCCCCGCGGCCCGCGCCGTGTGGCGGACCTACTTCGAGGCCGGCCAGCGCCTCTCCCACGCGCTGGAGCAGCGGCTGAAGTCCGAGTGCGGCATGAGCCTGGGCGACTACAACGTCCTGTTGCTGCTGGTCGACGCCCCGGGTGGATCCCTGCGACTCGGTGAGCTCGCCCGCCACATGGTGTTCTCCCCCTCGCGCCTGACATACCAGGCCGGCACCCTGGAGAAGCGCGGACTGATCGCCCGTTCAGTGTGCGATGACGACCGGCGCGGCATTGTCGCGACGATCACGGACGAGGGGCGAGCGGCCTTCCGCCGGGCCGCCGCCGTCCATGCCCGGCAGGTCGACGAGCTGTTCCTCACCGATCTCGACGAATCCCAGCTGCGCACGCTGCACGAGGTGTTCTCGAGCCTCGCGCGTCGTCTGGACGAGCAGGCGGGCTGA
- a CDS encoding trypsin-like serine protease codes for MRRTLRIGVASAALGAAAVGLAGPAAAAPAVTQGTALSVPSGQCSLTLVNDTTAYTAEHCGAGTWQVGSPVHTAEGERIGAVSATDGPQGVDAVQIALDEGVEVIGEWGTRAASQVASEETLYTHGSSVPMGAENSMADGTTFNISQVCDDVYTDQAALDAATTHAGDSGGAVYDAQQRVVGVISGLAPLEYDANGNLVGCQAEQMSTIFVPVESLDQLEAQAPTAEQVPAEQAPAEQPAAEAPAEQPVAEQAPAEQPAAEQPVAEQAPAAEQAPAEQLTAEQPAAETAPQPAAEQAPAATGTTQSIAPSSAYWDAYTYSTAPAAGAAAGTPMRFETTEGGFELIQVTSYDASGAVTGTYSLDLAGEPYAWGPVPGEVPAGGWVDVTTVDGSAGAPQMDLTLGTDTISSQGTVITG; via the coding sequence ATGCGCAGAACTCTCAGAATCGGCGTCGCCTCGGCGGCGCTGGGTGCGGCAGCGGTGGGCCTGGCCGGTCCGGCCGCCGCGGCGCCGGCCGTGACGCAGGGCACCGCCTTGTCGGTCCCGTCCGGCCAGTGCAGCCTCACCCTGGTCAATGACACGACGGCCTACACGGCGGAGCACTGCGGTGCCGGCACGTGGCAGGTCGGCTCCCCGGTGCACACCGCCGAGGGCGAGCGCATCGGTGCCGTTTCGGCCACGGATGGCCCTCAGGGCGTCGATGCCGTGCAGATCGCCCTCGACGAGGGCGTGGAGGTCATCGGCGAGTGGGGCACCCGTGCGGCGTCCCAGGTCGCCTCCGAGGAGACGCTCTACACGCACGGCTCGTCCGTGCCGATGGGCGCCGAGAACTCGATGGCCGATGGCACCACCTTCAACATCAGCCAGGTCTGCGACGACGTCTACACCGATCAGGCGGCCCTCGACGCGGCCACCACGCACGCCGGTGACTCCGGCGGTGCGGTGTACGACGCCCAGCAGCGCGTGGTCGGTGTGATCTCCGGGCTGGCTCCGCTCGAGTACGACGCGAACGGCAATCTCGTCGGCTGCCAGGCCGAGCAGATGTCGACCATCTTCGTGCCGGTCGAGTCCCTCGATCAGCTCGAGGCGCAGGCCCCGACGGCTGAGCAGGTCCCGGCTGAACAGGCTCCGGCTGAGCAGCCCGCTGCCGAGGCCCCGGCCGAGCAGCCGGTCGCCGAGCAGGCTCCGGCTGAGCAGCCCGCTGCTGAGCAGCCGGTCGCCGAGCAGGCCCCGGCAGCTGAGCAGGCGCCGGCCGAGCAGCTGACCGCTGAGCAGCCCGCTGCTGAGACCGCGCCGCAGCCGGCCGCCGAGCAGGCCCCGGCCGCCACGGGCACGACGCAGTCGATCGCTCCGTCCTCGGCGTACTGGGACGCCTACACCTACTCGACCGCTCCGGCCGCCGGTGCGGCCGCGGGCACCCCGATGCGCTTCGAGACCACCGAGGGCGGCTTCGAGCTGATCCAGGTCACCTCGTACGACGCCTCGGGCGCCGTGACCGGCACCTACAGCCTCGATCTCGCCGGTGAGCCCTACGCCTGGGGCCCGGTCCCGGGCGAGGTCCCGGCTGGTGGCTGGGTTGACGTGACCACTGTTGACGGCTCTGCGGGCGCCCCGCAGATGGACCTGACGCTCGGCACCGACACGATCTCCTCGCAGGGGACGGTCATCACGGGCTGA